A DNA window from Bos javanicus breed banteng chromosome 10, ARS-OSU_banteng_1.0, whole genome shotgun sequence contains the following coding sequences:
- the SLC24A5 gene encoding sodium/potassium/calcium exchanger 5, with product MQIKGGPQWARRALLLGLLWATAHLPPPGASLARRLPRATGNSTQCVISPSSEFPEGFFTKQERADGGIIIYFLIILYMFMAVSIVCDEYFLPSLEIISESLGLSQDVAGATFMAAGSSAPELVTAFLGVFITKGDIGISTILGSAIYNLLGICAACGLLSNVVSTLSCWPLFRDCAAYAISVAALLAIIFDNQVYWYEGTLLLLMYGLYVVVLCFDIKINQYIIKKCSPCCTCLVKAIEERSEQQLLMGWEEEDQPFIRRQSRTDSGIFHEDSGYSQLSLSLHGLSQVCEDPPSVFNMPEADLKRIFWVLSLPIIILLFLTTPDCRRKFWRKYFVITFFMSALWISAFTYILVWMVTITGETLEIPDTVMGLTLLAAGTSIPDTIASVLVARKGKGDMAMSNIVGSNVFDMLCLGVPWFIKTAFINPSAPVEVNSRGLTYITIFLNISIVFLFLAVHLNGWKLDRKLGVVCLLLYLGLTTLSVLYELGIIGNNKIRGCGD from the exons ATGCAGATCAAAGGGGGCCCACAGTGGGCAAGACGGGCCCTGCTCCTCGGCCTCCTCTGGGCTACTGCGCACTTGCCTCCCCCAGGGGCCTCCCTGGCCCGGCGTCTCCCAAGGGCTACAG GAAATAGCACCCAGTGTGTTATATCCCCATCATCGGAGTTTCCTGAGGGCTTTTTCACGAAACAGGAACGTGCAGATGGAGGCATCATAATCTACTTCCTAATTATCCTTTACATGTTCATGGCTGTGTCAATTGTCTGCGATGAGTACTTCCTACCATCCTTGGAAATCATCAGTGAAT CCTTAGGACTGTCCCAGGATGTTGCAGGTGCAACTTTTATGGCAGCCGGTAGTTCAGCTCCTGAATTAGTTACTGCTTTCCTAG GTGTATTTATCACAAAGGGCGATATTGGCATTAGCACCATTCTTGGATCTGCAATCTATAACCTCCTTGGTATCTGTGCAGCCTGTGGCTTACTATCTAATGTG GTTTCAACGCTATCATGTTGGCCCCTATTTAGAGACTGTGCGGCATATGCTATCAGTGTAGCAGCACTTCTTGCCATAATATTTGACAACCAAGTTTACTG GTATGAAGGAACTTTACTGCTTTTGATGTACGGATTATATGTTGTGGTGCTGTGTTTTGACATTAAAATTAACCAATATATTATAAAGAAATGCAGTCCTTGCTGTACCTGTCTTGTCAAAGCAATAGAAGAGAGAAGTGAACAACAGCTACTGATGGGATGGGAAGAAGAGGATCAACCATTCATCCGTAGGCAATCAAGAACTGACAGTGGAATATTTCATGAAGATTCTGGCTACTCCCAACTTTCTTTAAGTTTACATGGTCTTAGTCAGGTTTGTGAAG ATCCGCCAAGTGTTTTCAACATGCCTGAAGCCgacttaaaaagaattttttgggTACTATCCCTTCCCATTATTATACTACTTTTTCTAACCACACCAGATTGTAGAAGAAAGTTTTGGAGAAAGTATTTTGTGATAACATTTTTTATGTCAGCACTGTGGATATCTGCATTTACATATATCCTAGTTTGGATGGTCACAATAACTG GGGAAACATTAGAAATTCCAGATACAGTAATGGGCCTTACTTTATTAGCAGCAGGAACAAGCATACCAGACACGATCGCAAGTGTGTTGGTTGCAAGAAAAG GCAAAGGAGATATGGCTATGTCTAACATCGTGGGATCCAATGTCTTTGATATGCTATGCCTAGGTGTTCCATGGTTTATTAAAACTGCATTTATAAATCCATCTGCTCCTGTAGAAGTGAACAGTAGAGGACTAACTTACATAACCATCTTTCTCAACAtttcaattgttttccttttcttagcAGTTCACCTCAATGGCTGGAAACTAGACAGAAAGTTGGGAGTAGTCTGTCTGTTACTGTACTTGGGGCTTACAACATTATCAGTTCTATATGAACTTGGAATTATTGGAAACAATAAAATAAGGGGCTGTGGTGATTAA